CATTCAAATTTACAAGAAAAcaatcaaaaacaaattcCTAGAACACAAATCGACGAAactcatttcatttcaattaaagttgCACGCCGCGCGCCGCAGAACCCAGTGGAAGTTGCAAACTGAACGAGGGGAGTGCGAGGGAGGGGGTGCAACAGCTTGAGAAAAGTCCATAAAGGAAACGAGAAATGAAACTGGGAGCTCAGTGAAGAAACCGTCTTCAAAATGACCTGTAAATAGAAGCAAACAAATGCCAAAACTTGCGAAAATTCGGACATTCAAGAAATTCTTAAAGCATTCAAAGCATTTGGAATGCAATCGAAACAGATTGAACAGAAATTTTAGATAGTAAATTGTTTTATAATCATAGTTATTTAAAATATCTTAAAAGCAACCAGTTTACTAAGGCTGATTATTATGATTTTATAccgcaaacaaaaaattgcTAAAAAATTTGCGTATCTGTTTGTTCTTGCCTCATTCGGCTACACACGATCCACATTTTACAGGGTATCAGTTCATGGGAGCGTGCAAGAATCAGGCGGGAGTCGCTGCAGaagaatcagcagcagcagtagaaGAATctgaatcagcagcagcaacgttGAAAAATcccaaagaaaacaaatttaaataagacAAACGTCAACCAATTACCGTCAATCGCATTTCCCGCAAGAACAACAACTGGGGGCAGAAGGAGTCGCGCCAAAGTTGCAAAATTGCCAAACGGCCAATTGGGGGCGgtggaaaagggggcgtgACGGGACAATGCGGGGAACTCGGCGCGCGCATGTGCAGTTACAATTGCGAACGGCGACTGCGTCACACGAAGAAAGGTCAAGAAACTGTGAGAGAGCCCATTTGAATAGGTCTTCCAGGTGGAAGAGAGTCGTGGGGGGGGGACTGAGGTGTGCAGAAGCTGAAGGTGTACACTGATCAAAATGATCCAGTTACAAATCCAGATTATGAGTTTACTTAAGTCTTCTAAAAGTAACTTCAAAAACAAGATCATTTCGGAATTTAATACGTGCTTAAACTCATTTAGTAtaaacttttgattttttttgatATGATAAAAatggtatttatatatagaatatgaaatattaaatttatttacaaaaacaatattttgatattttccaGTGGGGTGTTAGAATCTCATCATGTTTTTTTACAATCAATAATAACAGATTTTGTACAAGAAGAAAAAATCTAACATCCATTTAACTAACAACTTTCATGACCCCAAATTTCGCTCAGTGTGATAGAACTGCTCTGCCtggaaatcaaatcaaatccaaatcaaacaaacacaaaaatgGTGGAGCGCAAGGTGGGGGGATGTTGAAAGACAAGCCATCGAACAAATTTCCATGCTCCGCTGTGAAATTCCACGACGGAATGGAAcgacaacaacgacaacattGACGAATCCAAGAAGTTTCCCTGCCAGCCTGGTTTTTCTTTACTTTTCTTACATTTTCCCCCTGCTCGTTGGGTGAGCGCAATTATCCGTCGCGTGGTGCGTACAGTGAACTCTGGTTATGTAAGCATCGCCAATTTGACTTCAAATCGTTGGACATTTAAGATGTTAAATAAGATGTGGCCGTTAGAAGTTTAGTTTTAACAATTAGCTATTTAAATCGTATTAAAAATCTTTATAAATGTACATCACACTTAATTTAAGCATGAATGATACCTTATTTATAGAATTTGCATTAAATAtgctaatttaaaataaataattaggGTGCATCTTCCTTTTGactattatttaattatgctAAAATGTCCATAGTACTTCAGCATGAAGGCCTGGAAAAATCGGCGCTTGGTAAAAGGAAAGCCACTTTCCTCGCACCTAAATTGCCCAAGACGAGCTGCACGTAGTGACAGCTTCGGCTGACATTGCTCCGCGGTCCGCTTGCCACGCTCCTTTGGGCGCAGATCAAGTTGGCTGTGGCAGTGCATCCATCATCGGGTGCCGTCGATGATTCTCATGCGAAAAGGTCAGCGGCGGACGGCTGTGGACTGCAACTTCGTCTGGGAGTCGCTTTCGGAGGCACTATTCCAGATGCCGACACTGGCCTTAGAATTTCAATCATCGGGACCAGTGAAATGTGGCAGCAACATCGGAGCCACGTCCTGTGCGTCTGCAACATTGTCGCTCCGATCGGCATCGATCCTCTCGGTTTGGCCACTTTGTTCTCGACTCGCTGAAATTGCAACCGATCACGTTCATTGCATGCATACAAAGCAGCAACATCTGCAGCagccggagcagcagcagcagcaacatgagcAACTGCAGCACTGCAGCTTCAATTGGCCAGCTCCGTCGATTTCTCATTCGATCCATTTGAAATTGTTTGATGCCAGTTTGATATGGAGGCCATGTTCGCCGCCGCTGCCTCGTTACCTCCGAAAGTACTTCAATCATATTCAGCAATTGCAGCAATTGTTGCGCCCTAACGATGTCAGTGCGGGAATCCATTGCTTGCCCCTTATGGCCACGATTGGAATTGAAGGTGCCCTTAATGGGGCTGGGTCACCCAGATCTAGGTGGCCAAAAGGTTGGCCGGCTAAGTGGTTTGCCATGGGAGCAAGCCAATAGAGCAAAGTTGGTAACTCTATGATTTACATATGTAGTTACTTGAGCTTGCTtcgaaatattattaaaaacaattaatattTGAACTTGGCTTGGAATAAATAGTTGTACTTGTAATAGAATAATGAATGACTTAATAGCGTATAAAATTTCCTACGTATCGCTTTCTAAAGAAAACAACTTATTGCCAATATTATTCGAAACTTGCATACACATATTTTTCCTGTTAAATGCCTTCAAAAAGTGTGTGTCATCAGGTTTCGCTGTCTGAATGAGCCCAGCTCCCTCCTTTCCACATATTTAGCTAACCTTGGTTCCGAAAAAGAATAATAAAGCTTCCCCTCGACACCATGAATCAGCATATGATGGCTTCAACAGAAACGGAAACATAAACATGCATTTCATTTCGGTGCAAAATGAGAGCTaaatgctgcagctgcaacacCAGTGAGTGCGGCAAGGTTGCGTTCACGTACGGGGCATAAAATCAATAATCCAACACACACTGGCGCACTCGgcaccgcagcagcagcaacacttgcagcagcaacagcagtagcaacacttgcaacagcaacatcaacgCACCACTGTCAACAGTCAAGTGGCAGtgcattaaaattgtaaactTGAACAGCAAACAAAAGCCACAAACAGACGACGATCCACGATGGAATGGATTGGACCTGGCCGGCATGGAGGAGGAGTAGCAAGTCaatgctggctggctggctggctgggaTTGTGTGCATTTGGACGCCGGGTATCCGGCTTATAAGCCCTCCCTTTCAGCCATTCAACCATGCTGCCCCCCGTTTTGGCTTCTGCTCCTCCCAGCTCCTGACTCCCAGCTCCCAACTCCTGGCAATTTCAAATTGTGCGTCACGTACACGCATAATGGGCAAAAGTAATGAAAACATATGAACAGACACGCAGGATGGAGAAGGTTGAGGTTGAGCCAGTAGGCACTTGCAATTGCAAATgcacaaaataataatttcgcAATACGCGCAGTTCAATTACAACCAGgagtagcagcagcaactgcagcatcagcagcatcagcagcagcagcaactgcaactagCTATCATTCTGGGCATTTATTTTACAATGCATTGCCGTAATATAATTGATATGCTCTAAGTAATTGGCGCTGACCACGCGAGCAACTTTTCATGTTGCGATTGGTGATtcctggagctgctgctgccgctgctgcatGTTGCACGTTGCTGCTGCAAGTGAGAGATCAAGCAATCGATTTGTATATCGACGGGATCGATCCATTCGATCGCCACACTGGCGACATGGCGGACCACCCCAACTGGCCGAGCGGAGCCTAATTGCAGTAGCAACATCatgccaacagcagcaactacATCATTTTTAATGCCCTAAATCGCGGTACGGTTGttaaattttgtttataaatcaGAGCGAGGCCACTTGGGCCAATGCTGAAAGCTTTACGCTTTGATGTCGCCAACGAAAACTGCCATTTATGGGCAATTAGGCATCGATTTGAgtcgttgctgctgctgctgttttgcTGCGCGGATCCTGTGAGCGCCATTAATGCAGTGTGCAACAAATCACGGCTGCAATTAGTGCGTGTTTATGACTTTCGGCTGAGAGGGCGCCATTTCAGCGCTTCATAATTTTTTCCAGCTTAGTTTGGCCAAGCCATCGCACCCCTTTTGACTTTTGCGCAGCGTTTAGGTTGCCGACAATTTgcatgcagcagcagcggcagcagcagcagcagcagcagatgcagcaacagcaacatggAGCAACCGCAGCAATCGATGATGGCCAGTCCATCGAGTGGCGTCAATAATGGCCTGTCGTTGGCCATAAACGCCCGCTGGCCATATTGTTTAGCCGATAGTTGTACTTGTTCGCCGTCCAGCGCACTAATTGCCGCATATCGATGTGTGTGCGCGTAATGGCATAGATCATGCTAATATAATTACACGCtggacagcagcaacatgccgTGGACTGGGATTGGGAGCCATCACATTTGATATGAGGAAGAGATCCCAATAATTGTTCGGAATTAAGCTTTTAAGAAAAGGATCTTTAGATTTACGATTGCTGACCGCCTTCAGTTCGGCGATGCAACAACCCGGCCTATAAATAATTTCTATATCGCTGGCCCGGCTTTGATGATGGCCTGATTTGGCTGCGGGGCATTATCTCTGACTAGTGATATATCAAGTGGCCATAGCGGCGAGCAAAGCGCATGTTGCTGCTGACGCTTCGTCGCTGCCAGCCAAGAAATGCAATTttcggcagcagcagcagcagcaacagcaactgcaagGCAAAAATGCATACAacgaatgaaaaaaaaaatatatgtacatatataaaataaaagaaatggcAGATATTCGCCTATGCTTAAAATTCCAAGGCAAATTGCGGGCAAGCGACCGCATCggtgttgcatgttgcatgtaGCAAGTTGCTGTGGCTACGACGAGCCACATCAACACAATTCAGCGTCATCACAAACATCAATTGACCCTTCGGTGCTTCAGGATCAAGCGTAATAATCGCCGGCATAAAAACGCTTTGCACTTTTGCGCCACAATAATGGCCGAAAGGTTGCAAGTGGCCTGTTGCAAGTTGCCTGTTGCAAGCTGCCAGTGCCAGTTGGCTGTTCCCAGCATGCATATGTGCCTTGACCATGATAGTGGCCTTTGCCTAATGCCATACCATCACGTATCCACATGATTGCGGTGGCAATAAAAGACATAAAGTGTCAccaataacaaaaaaaaatattgggAAACACTCATATGGCCTTCAGTTatctattaataaataaattaaattaaaaatgttttaatgttaTAGATTCGTCGTCAGCTGTTTTAAGCCATGTTCCAAAAAGCTGCTTGATGTTTTTTATCACAGCCAGCCAACTTTCCCATCAATTTTAAAGCTTCAACATTCTGGCCAGTTTATTTCCTGCCTTTATTTCAAAAAAATGCGCAAATTCAGGATGGCAGAGTTCAGTTCGGCGTTGTTTTGTCAGTTTCGAGTTAGTCATTCTAAAAACATTCATTCATCAATATACATGAGAAAGGACATGCTGGGATTTTTGGCTCCCGACTGCCTGCTTCTACATATATCCTTCATGGGGTACTAATAATGTCGAATGTTTACCTTCATGCTGctaaaagtaattaaatattataatggCCACTTTCGTCACTATTGATGTTACCCGTCTTTTTCATTAAATATTCACTTCAGTCGAAGGGTATTCCATCTACGTATCCCAGCATCTCACATTCTGGTCGGCTTTTATTTTGTGCAGTTTCTTTTGCTGGATTGCTGGATTTTTATAGCACCCGCCCATGGGGTCAATTCTGCACGCTGGCCGTCATGTGTGCCCTGGCCCAAGCCCAAACCCAAAGCCAATTCCAGGCCTAGACACTGGGCCCATACCCACCATACCCACATATCCAGTCCCAAATCCATGGACTCATATAGCCGTGGATGGCAGAGCGAAACGAGTGCAACACGAACTGCTTAATGGACTGGGCATGCACTCTGAGCGACGACCCATCAGTTCCTCAAACTTGGTtccagtcgcagtcgcagtcccAGTCGCAGATGGAGCCTCCATTTCATGGCCATGTGAGAAGAAGACATCTGGGTCCCAGACACTCATTTCCCGTCGAGGTGTGTGTGCAGGTTAATCAGCTTTGCCAGCGGGCTTTTCATCAAAGAGCGAGCGGCACCCACACAGGCGACACCACATTGCACTCAAAAAAATCGATGACCAACAAGGAACAAGCCTAAAATATCAAGAAATATGCCTAAGTTGCCATTCTCACTTGTGAGATAGAACAGAAATATCAGGAATTCGATGAGCAGTTCATTTTGTTGAGTGCACCTTTACAAAGAGCACAGATTAAGCATACGACGTGTTGTGCAGTTATCAACGCGATGCCAACGATTCCTAACGGAACGCCGTGCGTCGTCCCATTGCGGAGGTCTGTGCCCCAAACGCTCCACCTTGGTCTTCGGTAATTTATGATTCGCAGCGCACGGCCTGCAAATGATCTATTGCCCATTGCAGTTATCCAAGCGGAGTTGGTGGAGGAGGGAGGCAGCCGAGGACTTTGGATCGGCACTTGTTGCATCAGCATCGGGCGACGACCATAGCAGCCACAAGTGATTTCTTTCGCATCGATGCCTCCAGGCGCTGCTGACAGTTACAAAGTGCGCCCACTAGTTGGCGGTCAGGTTAAAATGACCCAAACTAAAAGCTAAGCGAAGCCGAGGCACAATGCATATACGCGTTGTCGACGCCATCTCCCTAGCTTTGATTAATGGACTTTTCGTGTTGGCTTCGATTCTGGCCACGGCGTCATAAATAAACTCTAAAAATGCAACAACAGGCAAAAGGTGGAGCACGTCTGTGCGGCGCATATGTATCATTGGTAAACTTTATTCTTAACATTTACATACAACGCGTTAAAATTACTTGTCCAATTGGTTTTTACTTTAGATATTACAATTATATGCCTATTTCATATATGGATATCGTAGGTGAAGTGCTTGaaaagttgaaaataactGTTTACACAATAGATTTCTATGTCAATTTTAAACTAATCATTTTAAATCTGGCTACTATAAGTTAgaattttgtgtttgtttcgGCGGAGCGCGGGCTTGGAGAGCTAGAAAATAGGTCGTAAAAGACCTATACAATTCGAGCTGACTTGGCTCGTTCCATTGCTTTTGCTAATGCTGATCCTTTCGCCGTGGCTTCTGCTGGTGCTGGAGTTTTTGCCGATTGCTTAGACCCACTGATCTCGCCCTGCCGCTTGGGACACTATAAGGACGGCGGATCGTACTGGAAGCCCGGGTTGTTGAACTTGAAGCGCGCAATCTCAAACTGCAGTGTCTCGTATTTGATGTCGGCCAGTCGCTTCAGCTGGTGCGCGATCTGCTGGGCATCGCTGCTGCTCAGCGCGCTTGTCAGCGAACTGGGTTCCCGCTCCAGCTTTGTACTGTGCAGCGGCGGCACGGCCTGCATGTTTGAAATGCAACGCGTCGCATTTTTAACTGAAAGAAGTGGATAAATGAACTACCAAACTTGGGCAAAGTAAAGCGGCATAGTTACCTTCGTAGATAATTTGCTCCCTGGGCTGTGTGCGCATCCGCTTGACGGGCAGCTCGCCGTTGATCAGCTTATTGCCGGAGGAGGCCGTGCCCGGATTGATGACGGCGGCAGCAGGTCTGCGGGATGTGACGTACTCGACGGCGTGCGGCTGCACCGTTTGGGCCTCCTCCTCGACGTGCTCGAAGGATGTGTTGTCCACGACGATGGTGCGATAGGTGCCGCCGCCCGTATTGACCGCCGTTGTGGACGCGGTGATGCCGGTCTCCGCTAGATTCTCCTCCATCATGTCCTCGTGATCGACATGTTCTTCCACCATCTCCTCCTCGTCCACCTCATCGTTGATGGCTTCCTCAACGGCGGCCTGCAGTTCCTTTTGAAATGCCGCCGAAGTACGCTGGCCCAGTTCCTCCATCTCGTCGTCGTGCTCATCCTTTTCGGACTTCAGATTGATCATCGTTTCGCCGCCGGTGGTGGGCACCTTGCCAAAGAGATCGAGTGCGCGCGTCTCCACGGAGGTCATCGAGATGTCCTTTTCCGTGGACAGAAGGCTGCGTCTGTACTTGCAGCGGGTGGTGTTCTTCCAATCGTTTAGGCGCTGTTTTTGAAGCAGGAAATTTGGGATTAGAGGAAACATTATTTGGGGCCTGTGGTGGTACTCATACCTTGCGCCACTCCTCCGGCGTCAGTGTGGGTCCGGAGCTGCACTTGTTTAGCCGGTCGGAGAGCTCCTTCCACTTTTTGGTCAAGTAGTTCAGGTCGTAATCGCGCGGCACTCGTCCGGTGGCGAAAATGGGGTCGCTCTCCATCATGTCGATGTACATTTGGTATTGCTCCGAGGAGGTGCGTTTCTTGCGGCGGTCCATCTTGCCGTTCATCCGGGTATACTTGCTCTGTGCCTGCGTGCTCGATGCCGTGTTTAAATCGCTAGCAAAAGAcctaaaatgcaaattgacgCCACCAAGCGATGCGAAATGTTCACCAAACAATTAAATGCGTTTGGGATTTTCTAGTTGCATTTTGCTGCTGTTCGCGCAGGGTTGTATTCGGCACGGCAGTGGTGCGCATCTGGCGGCAAGAGATAATGCAATTAGTCGCCATGCGATAGTTTTAGCTACTTGtgcaataattaaaaatatcaCCAAACATAAGTtttgttaaaataaaaacattccTGTGAatctatttaattttttttagagGAAACAGAAATGATTCGTCACCATATTTATTAGCGGTTTCATATAAGTCAATAATACATTTCAAAATTTATGTGCAAAAAGTATTTCGTCGAACGATATGCAAAACAACAGTCTTAAAAACGACTAATTGGTATAACGTACACACTACTCAAGAATTTGTCTTCAACGAATGCCTACTGTACCACTCATTGAACGTTCCGCGTCTTTTAATTCGAGGCGAAATCAGCAGGTCCCTCTGAGCTCACATATTATATTACATTATACacattattatattatgtGCATGGCTAGCAGATCGAACTGGGCTATAATTCCGGAACGAACTCGAATCCGGGATTCTTGTACTGGAACCGGGCTATCTTAAAGTGCAGCGATGCCTCGTGTATGTCCGAAATGCGTTTCAGCTGCTCC
This genomic interval from Drosophila mauritiana strain mau12 chromosome 2R, ASM438214v1, whole genome shotgun sequence contains the following:
- the LOC117137459 gene encoding uncharacterized protein LOC117137459; this encodes MNGKMDRRKKRTSSEQYQMYIDMMESDPIFATGRVPRDYDLNYLTKKWKELSDRLNKCSSGPTLTPEEWRKRLNDWKNTTRCKYRRSLLSTEKDISMTSVETRALDLFGKVPTTGGETMINLKSEKDEHDDEMEELGQRTSAAFQKELQAAVEEAINDEVDEEEMVEEHVDHEDMMEENLAETGITASTTAVNTGGGTYRTIVVDNTSFEHVEEEAQTVQPHAVEYVTSRRPAAAVINPGTASSGNKLINGELPVKRMRTQPREQIIYEVKNATRCISNMQAVPPLHSTKLEREPSSLTSALSSSDAQQIAHQLKRLADIKYETLQFEIARFKFNNPGFQYDPPSL